The Lachnospiraceae bacterium oral taxon 500 genome window below encodes:
- a CDS encoding ribosomal-processing cysteine protease Prp: MRNSRRTVPEIRGIRAVIEKRGETYLGFQTNGHAYFAPSGQDIVCAAVSMISIQTVNAIEALTTSAVTAEVKDGCLTCRLQTDSPEAQLLFKSYELGLNMILQEYGAQYIQIEYREV, from the coding sequence ATGCGTAATTCTCGCCGGACTGTCCCTGAGATTCGGGGAATTCGAGCGGTGATTGAAAAAAGAGGAGAAACCTATCTTGGTTTTCAAACCAATGGTCATGCCTATTTCGCACCGTCAGGACAAGATATTGTCTGTGCTGCGGTGTCGATGATTTCCATTCAGACAGTCAATGCGATTGAAGCGCTTACCACATCCGCAGTGACTGCCGAGGTAAAAGACGGCTGCTTGACCTGCCGTTTGCAGACGGATTCTCCCGAAGCTCAGCTTTTGTTTAAATCCTATGAACTGGGGCTGAACATGATTTTACAAGAATACGGAGCACAATATATCCAGATTGAATATAGGGAGGTGTAA
- a CDS encoding 50S ribosomal protein L27 — MLRLNLQLFAHKKGMGSSKNGRDSHSKRLGAKRADGQFVKAGNILYRQRGTKIHPGTNVGRGNDDTLFALIDGVLRFERKGRDKKQASVYAVAE, encoded by the coding sequence ATGTTAAGACTGAACCTTCAATTATTTGCGCATAAAAAGGGAATGGGTTCTTCCAAGAACGGACGTGACTCTCATTCCAAAAGATTGGGCGCGAAGAGAGCAGATGGCCAGTTTGTAAAAGCAGGCAATATCTTATATCGGCAGAGAGGAACGAAGATTCATCCCGGCACGAATGTTGGCCGCGGCAATGACGATACTTTATTTGCTTTGATTGACGGCGTTCTCCGGTTTGAGAGAAAAGGCCGCGACAAAAAGCAGGCATCTGTTTATGCGGTAGCAGAATAA
- a CDS encoding GTPase CgtA → MFIDRVKIFVKSGKGGDGCVSFRREKYIPNGGPDGGDGGDGGDVIFEVDPSMSTLFTFRHQKHYTAAAGEPGAGKNCHGKDGSDLVLKVPKGTLIRDFESNKIIADLAKEDSRVVLLNGGRGGQGNQHFATATMQAPKYAQPGQLAKERWITLELKSIADVGLVGFPNVGKSTFLSRISNAKPKIANYHFTTLTPNLGVVDLYDDSFVVADIPGIIEGAAEGVGLGHEFLKHIERTKVLLHIVDAAGTEGRDPLDDLEKIRLELEKYSPLLLEKPQLIAANKMDAAYDDAALQEIQAVYEPKGIKVFPISAVSGQGVEALLREIYNILQTLPKEATEYASEIDINLIKEENEPINIYIDEDGVFVVEGKAIDKMLGYTNLETEKGFHFFQNYIEEEGINAELKKLGIQEGDVVRVGYLEFEYME, encoded by the coding sequence ATTTTTATTGATCGAGTAAAAATATTTGTGAAATCTGGAAAAGGCGGCGACGGCTGTGTCAGCTTTCGCCGGGAAAAGTACATTCCCAATGGCGGGCCGGACGGAGGCGACGGAGGCGATGGCGGCGATGTGATTTTTGAAGTGGATCCGTCAATGAGCACTTTATTTACTTTTCGCCATCAGAAGCATTATACGGCTGCGGCCGGAGAGCCGGGTGCCGGAAAAAACTGCCATGGCAAGGACGGCTCCGATCTGGTTTTAAAGGTGCCAAAAGGAACACTGATTCGGGATTTTGAGAGCAATAAGATTATTGCTGATTTAGCGAAGGAAGATTCACGGGTAGTGCTTTTAAATGGCGGCCGGGGCGGTCAGGGCAATCAGCACTTTGCTACCGCTACCATGCAGGCACCTAAATACGCTCAGCCCGGTCAGTTAGCCAAGGAACGCTGGATTACTTTGGAATTAAAATCCATTGCCGATGTGGGCTTGGTTGGTTTTCCCAATGTCGGCAAGTCAACCTTTTTATCCCGTATTTCCAATGCCAAACCGAAAATCGCCAATTATCATTTTACCACTTTAACTCCTAATTTGGGCGTGGTGGACCTTTATGATGACAGCTTTGTGGTGGCTGATATTCCCGGAATCATTGAGGGAGCAGCCGAAGGAGTGGGGTTAGGTCATGAGTTTTTAAAGCATATTGAGCGCACCAAGGTGCTGCTGCATATTGTTGACGCAGCCGGCACGGAAGGCCGCGACCCGCTGGATGATCTGGAAAAAATAAGGCTGGAACTGGAAAAGTATTCGCCGCTTTTGCTGGAAAAGCCGCAGTTAATTGCCGCTAACAAGATGGATGCGGCATATGATGATGCCGCCCTGCAAGAAATTCAGGCGGTTTACGAGCCCAAGGGCATCAAAGTTTTTCCGATTTCGGCAGTCAGCGGTCAGGGCGTGGAAGCACTGCTGCGGGAGATTTACAATATTTTGCAAACTCTGCCCAAGGAAGCTACCGAATACGCCAGTGAAATCGACATTAACTTAATAAAAGAAGAAAATGAGCCGATAAATATATATATTGATGAAGACGGCGTATTTGTGGTGGAAGGAAAAGCCATCGACAAGATGCTGGGTTACACCAATCTGGAAACCGAGAAAGGCTTTCACTTCTTTCAAAATTATATTGAAGAAGAAGGCATTAATGCTGAATTGAAGAAATTGGGAATCCAAGAAGGCGATGTCGTCAGAGTCGGGTATTTGGAGTTCGAATATATGGAATAA
- the rsfS gene encoding ribosome silencing factor produces MDYLKKESERRQEEKAQINQIVKRIYAVLDDKQAEDIKVIDISEISVLADYFVIAHGRNVSHIDALVDHVEQKLAEDGVFAKHIEKSTDRGWVLMDYSSVIVHIFSEQDRKFYELERIWADGKRIEDVSAL; encoded by the coding sequence ATGGATTATTTAAAGAAAGAAAGTGAACGCAGACAGGAAGAAAAGGCACAAATCAATCAAATCGTCAAGCGAATTTATGCGGTCTTAGATGATAAGCAGGCGGAAGATATCAAAGTCATTGATATTTCCGAAATCAGTGTTTTGGCGGATTACTTTGTTATTGCTCATGGCCGAAATGTCAGTCATATTGATGCTTTGGTGGATCATGTCGAGCAAAAGCTGGCAGAGGACGGCGTTTTTGCCAAGCATATTGAAAAATCGACTGACCGGGGCTGGGTGCTGATGGATTACAGCAGCGTCATCGTTCATATTTTCTCCGAACAGGATCGAAAGTTTTACGAATTGGAGCGGATTTGGGCAGACGGAAAAAGAATTGAAGATGTAAGTGCGCTGTAA
- the nadD gene encoding nicotinate (nicotinamide) nucleotide adenylyltransferase, which yields MSIKKIAILGGTFNPIHYGHLLIAQSVYLTKQFDEVWLMPAGNPPFKPEDAASSTDRLYMAYLAVKKTPYLKVSSLECESTETSYTYKTLEQLKVKYPGHEFWWIIGYDNLFSIESWREAGRILQNGRLVIVRRLTDDLAGARDKLTQMQSKYNLKTILVDNPIIQISSTMIRERIKNGEPIDFLLPRKAAAYIQKQGLYRKSRTETAVPPAVDYAELSGRIRKDLRKVLTPSRYMHTLGVEAMAVELGERYHINTARLATAALLHDYAKCMSAETKKKLCQKYQIEITPLEEKNLDLLHAKLGSYIAQDKYGIEDFEILDAIYYHTTGKPAMTDFAKIIYIADAIEPGRGTQDYLEKARKLATISLNETMRYLITETLDFLNYKGKAIDPLTQEAYQYYQNLKV from the coding sequence ATGTCAATTAAAAAAATTGCCATATTAGGCGGAACTTTTAATCCCATTCACTATGGGCATCTGCTGATTGCCCAATCGGTTTATTTGACCAAACAATTTGATGAGGTTTGGCTGATGCCGGCCGGCAATCCGCCGTTTAAGCCGGAAGATGCGGCCAGCAGTACGGATCGCCTTTACATGGCGTATTTGGCTGTTAAGAAAACCCCTTATCTAAAGGTATCTTCCTTGGAATGTGAGAGCACCGAAACATCTTACACCTATAAAACTTTGGAGCAGCTGAAAGTTAAATATCCCGGTCATGAGTTCTGGTGGATTATCGGCTATGATAATTTGTTTTCGATTGAATCTTGGCGGGAGGCCGGGCGGATTTTGCAAAACGGGCGACTGGTGATTGTCCGCCGTCTGACCGATGATTTGGCTGGTGCCAGGGACAAGCTGACGCAAATGCAAAGCAAATACAATTTAAAAACTATTTTGGTGGATAATCCGATTATTCAAATTTCCTCAACCATGATTCGGGAAAGGATAAAAAACGGAGAACCGATTGATTTTCTGCTGCCGCGTAAGGCGGCGGCTTATATCCAAAAGCAGGGGCTTTACCGGAAAAGTAGGACGGAGACGGCGGTGCCGCCGGCTGTCGATTATGCGGAGTTATCCGGCCGGATTCGCAAGGATTTGCGTAAGGTTTTAACCCCCAGCCGCTATATGCATACTTTGGGCGTAGAGGCGATGGCGGTTGAATTGGGCGAAAGGTATCATATCAATACGGCTCGTCTGGCGACAGCCGCCTTACTGCATGACTATGCCAAATGTATGTCGGCCGAAACCAAGAAAAAGCTTTGTCAAAAGTATCAGATTGAGATTACGCCGCTGGAGGAAAAAAACTTAGATTTGCTGCACGCTAAACTGGGCTCATATATTGCTCAGGATAAGTACGGGATTGAAGATTTTGAGATTTTAGACGCGATTTACTATCATACCACCGGTAAACCGGCAATGACGGATTTTGCTAAGATTATTTATATCGCCGATGCGATTGAGCCGGGCCGGGGAACGCAGGATTATTTGGAAAAAGCCCGAAAGCTGGCGACAATTTCCCTAAACGAGACAATGCGCTATTTGATAACAGAAACTTTGGACTTTTTAAACTATAAAGGCAAGGCGATTGATCCTCTGACGCAGGAGGCTTATCAGTATTATCAGAACTTAAAGGTTTAA